One stretch of Mycolicibacterium fallax DNA includes these proteins:
- a CDS encoding HNH endonuclease signature motif containing protein, whose amino-acid sequence MGQWASVTTYRLRNYVDTCIAAWDREAVRRSRERHLDRYVKVGSAEDGLAYLDAQVSAVASQAVDRRLNQLADTVCAADPRTRDQRRADAMMAMAAGAERLYCSCGRPDCPALRAAAAATPVVIHVVADRSAVTGTGTTPGVLAGADALIPAALVAALAGQARQAPVLIPTGGPEPHYVPSQALADFVRSRDLTCRAPGCDRPAEFCDIDHTIPYGKNGPTHAGNLKCLCRKHHLLKTFGGWLDEQLADGTVIWTLPGGRRFVTLPGSALLFPQLCVPTPAPAPASGSGPGWRNRDIARRRMPGTRAAPARGDRCAAMPRRKRTRAENRTAAVLAERRANRRELHRERQRFLASHPETAPPF is encoded by the coding sequence GTGGGCCAGTGGGCCAGTGTCACCACCTACCGGCTGCGCAACTACGTCGACACCTGCATCGCGGCGTGGGACCGCGAGGCCGTGCGGCGATCCCGGGAACGCCACCTGGACCGCTACGTCAAGGTCGGCTCGGCCGAGGACGGGCTGGCCTACCTCGACGCCCAGGTCTCGGCCGTGGCATCCCAGGCGGTGGACCGGCGGCTGAACCAGCTGGCCGACACGGTGTGCGCGGCGGACCCGCGGACCCGGGACCAGCGCCGCGCGGACGCGATGATGGCGATGGCCGCCGGTGCCGAGCGGTTGTACTGCAGCTGCGGCCGCCCCGACTGCCCGGCCCTGCGAGCCGCCGCGGCGGCCACCCCGGTGGTCATTCACGTGGTTGCCGACCGGTCCGCCGTCACCGGCACCGGGACGACGCCCGGCGTGCTGGCCGGCGCCGACGCGCTGATCCCGGCCGCGCTGGTGGCCGCGCTGGCCGGCCAGGCCCGGCAGGCACCGGTGCTGATCCCGACCGGCGGCCCGGAGCCGCACTACGTGCCGTCCCAGGCGCTGGCCGACTTCGTCCGGTCCCGGGACCTGACCTGCCGGGCGCCCGGCTGCGATCGGCCCGCGGAGTTCTGCGACATCGACCACACCATCCCGTACGGCAAAAACGGTCCCACCCACGCCGGGAACCTGAAATGCCTGTGCCGAAAACATCACCTGCTCAAAACCTTCGGCGGCTGGCTCGACGAGCAGCTGGCCGACGGCACGGTGATCTGGACGCTGCCCGGCGGGCGGCGGTTCGTCACGCTGCCGGGCAGCGCCCTGTTGTTTCCACAGCTGTGCGTGCCGACCCCGGCGCCCGCCCCGGCGTCGGGATCGGGCCCCGGCTGGCGCAATCGGGACATTGCCCGACGGCGGATGCCCGGCACCCGGGCTGCCCCGGCCCGGGGCGACCGGTGCGCCGCGATGCCGCGCCGCAAACGAACCCGCGCCGAGAACCGCACCGCCGCGGTGCTGGCCGAACGCCGCGCCAACCGCCGCGAGCTGCACCGGGAGCGGCAACGATTCCTGGCCAGTCACCCCGAAACCGCGCCGCCGTTCTGA
- a CDS encoding bifunctional 3,4-dihydroxy-2-butanone-4-phosphate synthase/GTP cyclohydrolase II, with product MTRLDTVEQAVADIAAGKAVVVIDDEDRENEGDLIFAAEKATPELVAFMVRYTSGYLCVPLSGEVCDRLGLLPMYAVNQDKHGTAYTVTVDAREGVGTGISAADRATTMRLLADPDSVAEDFSKPGHVVPLRAKDGGVLRRPGHTEAAVDLARMAGLQPAGAICEIVSQKDEGHMARTEELRVFADEHNLALISIADLIEWRRKHERHIERIAEARIPTRHGEFRAVGYSSMYEDVEHVALVRGDVSADGGADVLVRVHSECLTGDVFGSRRCDCGPQLDAAMAMVAQEGRGVVLYMRGHEGRGIGLMHKLQAYQLQDAGADTVDANLELGLPADARDYGIGAQILVDLGVKSMRLLTNNPAKRVGLDGYGLQITERVPLPVRANAENIRYLMTKRDRMGHDLTGLDDFHESTTMDGYDEAVYLLGERHTPQPGGPSA from the coding sequence ATGACGAGGCTGGACACCGTCGAACAGGCGGTTGCCGACATCGCCGCGGGCAAGGCCGTCGTCGTCATCGACGACGAGGACCGGGAGAACGAGGGCGACCTGATCTTCGCGGCCGAGAAGGCCACCCCGGAACTGGTGGCCTTCATGGTCCGCTACACCTCCGGCTACCTGTGCGTGCCGCTGTCCGGTGAGGTCTGCGACCGGCTAGGCCTGCTGCCGATGTACGCGGTCAACCAGGACAAGCACGGCACCGCCTACACCGTCACCGTCGACGCCCGGGAGGGCGTCGGGACCGGCATCTCCGCCGCCGACCGGGCAACCACCATGCGGCTGCTGGCCGACCCGGACTCGGTCGCCGAGGACTTCAGCAAGCCCGGGCACGTGGTGCCGCTGCGGGCCAAGGACGGCGGGGTGCTGCGCCGGCCCGGCCACACCGAGGCCGCCGTCGACCTGGCCCGGATGGCCGGCCTGCAGCCGGCCGGCGCGATCTGCGAGATCGTCAGCCAGAAGGACGAGGGCCACATGGCCCGCACCGAGGAACTGCGGGTCTTCGCCGACGAGCACAATCTCGCGCTGATCTCCATCGCCGACCTGATCGAATGGCGGCGCAAGCACGAACGCCACATCGAGCGGATCGCCGAGGCCCGGATCCCCACCCGGCACGGTGAGTTCCGCGCCGTCGGCTACTCCAGCATGTACGAGGACGTCGAGCACGTCGCCCTGGTCCGCGGCGACGTCTCCGCCGACGGCGGTGCCGACGTGCTGGTCCGGGTGCACTCGGAGTGCCTGACCGGCGACGTGTTCGGCTCCCGGCGCTGCGACTGCGGCCCGCAGCTGGACGCCGCCATGGCGATGGTGGCCCAGGAGGGCCGCGGCGTGGTGCTCTACATGCGTGGGCACGAGGGCCGCGGCATCGGCCTGATGCACAAGCTGCAGGCCTATCAGCTCCAAGACGCCGGTGCCGACACCGTCGATGCGAACCTGGAGCTCGGCCTGCCCGCCGACGCCCGCGACTACGGCATCGGCGCGCAGATCCTCGTCGACCTGGGCGTCAAGTCGATGCGGCTGCTGACCAACAACCCGGCCAAGCGGGTCGGTCTGGACGGCTACGGGCTGCAGATCACCGAGCGGGTGCCGCTGCCGGTGCGGGCCAACGCCGAAAACATCCGCTACCTGATGACCAAGCGGGACCGGATGGGCCACGACCTGACCGGCCTCGACGACTTCCACGAGTCCACCACCATGGACGGCTACGACGAGGCGGTCTACCTGCTGGGCGAGCGGCACACCCCGCAGCCCGGGGGCCCGAGCGCATGA
- a CDS encoding LppX_LprAFG lipoprotein: MLMRRRKTALMSALAATVTAAALLTGCSSDKSSEALPDAAELLSTSAASTAKVTSAHLEVNADGEVKGLPVKTLTGDLTNIPATAAKGNAAIYLGGQTVDVQFVVLDAVLYGSIDNGQSFSDYGPAADIYDPSTILNPDLGLANMLSSFTDAKSEAAETIGGVETVRITGKVSSDAVNKLLPDMAATGPVDGTAWIAKDGDHNLVQARISPDDKTHLDMTLSAWNEPVTVTKPAL; this comes from the coding sequence ATGCTGATGCGCCGCCGCAAGACCGCCCTGATGTCCGCCCTGGCCGCCACCGTCACCGCCGCCGCCCTGTTGACCGGCTGTTCCTCGGACAAGTCGAGCGAAGCGCTGCCGGACGCCGCGGAGCTGCTGTCCACCTCGGCGGCCAGCACCGCGAAGGTGACCAGCGCGCACCTGGAGGTCAATGCCGACGGCGAGGTCAAGGGCCTGCCGGTCAAGACGCTGACCGGCGACCTGACCAACATCCCGGCCACCGCCGCCAAGGGCAACGCCGCCATCTACCTCGGCGGGCAGACCGTCGACGTGCAGTTCGTGGTGCTCGACGCGGTGCTCTACGGCAGCATCGACAACGGCCAGAGCTTCTCCGACTACGGCCCGGCCGCCGACATCTACGACCCGTCGACGATCCTGAACCCCGACCTCGGCCTGGCCAACATGCTGTCGAGCTTCACCGACGCCAAGTCCGAGGCCGCCGAGACCATTGGCGGCGTCGAGACCGTCCGGATCACCGGCAAGGTCAGCAGCGACGCCGTCAACAAGCTGCTGCCCGACATGGCGGCGACCGGCCCGGTCGACGGCACCGCCTGGATCGCCAAGGACGGCGACCACAACCTGGTGCAGGCGCGCATCTCCCCCGATGACAAGACCCACCTGGACATGACGCTGTCGGCGTGGAACGAGCCGGTCACCGTCACCAAGCCCGCGCTCTGA
- a CDS encoding MFS transporter, with product MRSGTSRSIAISAGGLAVLLGAVDTYVVVTIMEDIMGDVGIPVNKIQQVTPIITGYLLAYVASMPLLGRTSDRFGRKLVLQLGLAVFAIGSTITALAGDLTTLVIGRVVLGTAAGALLPVTLALAADLWSARDRAKVLGGVGAAQELGSVLGPLWGIAVVMMFNTWRDVFWINLPLTALAMIMIHFSLPAHDRSSTANQKVDVVGGVLLAIALGLAVVGLYNPAPDGKQILPDWGIPTVIGAAVFGLAFLLWESKAKTRLIDPSGMRVIPFLAALAASACTGAALMVTLVNVELFGRGVLGSSQLEAALHLLWFLAALPVGAVIGGFAAARFGDRVIVVPGMLIAAFGYWLISHWNLDVLSAQHDLGVLALPAFGTDLAITGLGLGLVIAPLTSAALRVVPATEHGIASSLVVVARMIGMLVGVAALTAWGLYRFNQILAELPKATGDTLAAKLAAEGHRYQLAFSMQYGEMFFVTALICLAGAAIGLFIARRDVAVDDDDKSAVILVPG from the coding sequence ATGCGCTCGGGTACCAGCCGCTCGATCGCGATCAGCGCGGGCGGTCTGGCCGTCCTGCTCGGGGCCGTCGACACCTACGTCGTGGTCACGATCATGGAAGACATCATGGGCGATGTCGGCATCCCGGTGAACAAGATCCAGCAGGTCACCCCGATCATCACCGGCTACCTGCTGGCTTATGTCGCCTCGATGCCGCTGCTGGGCCGGACCTCCGACCGGTTCGGCCGCAAGCTGGTGCTGCAGCTGGGCCTGGCGGTGTTCGCCATCGGGTCCACCATCACCGCGCTGGCCGGGGACCTGACCACCCTGGTGATCGGCCGGGTGGTGCTCGGCACGGCCGCCGGGGCGCTGCTGCCGGTGACCCTGGCGCTGGCCGCCGACCTGTGGTCGGCCCGGGACCGGGCTAAGGTGCTCGGCGGTGTCGGGGCCGCCCAGGAGCTGGGCAGCGTGCTGGGCCCGCTGTGGGGCATCGCGGTGGTGATGATGTTCAACACCTGGCGCGACGTGTTCTGGATCAACCTGCCGCTGACCGCGCTGGCGATGATCATGATCCACTTCAGCCTGCCCGCACACGACCGGTCCAGCACCGCCAACCAGAAGGTCGACGTGGTCGGCGGCGTGCTGCTGGCCATCGCGCTCGGGCTGGCCGTCGTCGGGCTGTACAACCCGGCGCCCGACGGCAAGCAGATCCTGCCCGACTGGGGCATCCCGACGGTCATCGGCGCGGCGGTGTTCGGGCTGGCGTTCCTGCTGTGGGAGTCGAAGGCCAAAACCCGGCTGATCGACCCGTCCGGGATGCGGGTCATCCCGTTCCTGGCGGCGCTGGCGGCATCGGCCTGCACCGGCGCGGCGCTGATGGTCACCCTGGTCAACGTCGAACTGTTCGGCCGCGGGGTGCTCGGGTCGAGCCAGCTCGAGGCCGCCCTGCACCTGCTGTGGTTCCTGGCGGCGCTGCCGGTCGGCGCGGTCATCGGCGGGTTCGCCGCCGCCCGCTTCGGTGACCGGGTGATCGTGGTGCCCGGCATGCTGATCGCGGCGTTCGGCTACTGGCTGATCTCGCACTGGAACCTCGACGTGCTGTCCGCGCAGCACGATCTGGGTGTGCTGGCGCTGCCCGCGTTCGGCACCGATCTGGCCATCACCGGCCTGGGGCTTGGCCTGGTGATCGCCCCGCTGACCTCGGCGGCGCTGCGGGTGGTGCCCGCCACCGAGCATGGCATCGCGTCGTCGCTGGTGGTGGTCGCCCGGATGATCGGCATGCTGGTCGGGGTGGCCGCGCTGACCGCGTGGGGGCTGTACCGGTTCAACCAGATCCTGGCCGAGCTGCCCAAGGCCACCGGCGACACCCTGGCTGCCAAGCTGGCCGCCGAGGGGCACCGCTACCAGCTGGCGTTCTCCATGCAGTACGGCGAGATGTTCTTCGTCACCGCGCTGATCTGCCTGGCCGGCGCGGCGATCGGGCTGTTCATCGCCCGCCGCGACGTCGCGGTGGACGACGACGACAAGTCCGCGGTCATTCTGGTACCAGGCTGA
- the rpe gene encoding ribulose-phosphate 3-epimerase — MIAPSILTADFARLADEVAAVDNADWLHVDVMDNHFVPNLTLGPVVVDSLLQVANIPMDCHLMITDPGRWAPGYAEAGAHNVTFHVEAADDPSAVARDIRAAGGKAGLAIKPGTSLDPYLALLPDFDTLLIMSVEPGFGGQKFIPEVLSKVRAVRKLVDAGELNILVEIDGGINADTIEAAAEAGVDCFVAGSAVYSAADPADAVVKLRAQAATASAHLTL, encoded by the coding sequence ATGATCGCCCCGTCGATCCTCACCGCCGACTTCGCCCGGCTGGCCGACGAGGTCGCCGCCGTCGACAACGCCGACTGGCTGCACGTCGACGTCATGGACAACCACTTCGTGCCCAACCTCACCCTCGGCCCGGTGGTGGTGGACAGCCTGCTGCAGGTGGCCAACATCCCGATGGACTGCCACCTGATGATCACCGACCCCGGCAGGTGGGCACCGGGCTACGCCGAGGCCGGCGCGCACAACGTCACCTTCCACGTCGAGGCCGCCGACGATCCGTCCGCGGTGGCCCGCGACATCCGCGCCGCCGGCGGCAAGGCCGGCCTGGCGATCAAGCCCGGCACCTCGCTGGACCCGTACCTGGCGCTGCTGCCGGACTTCGACACCCTGCTGATCATGTCGGTGGAGCCCGGATTCGGCGGCCAGAAGTTCATCCCCGAGGTGCTGTCCAAGGTCCGCGCCGTGCGCAAGCTCGTCGACGCCGGCGAGCTGAACATCCTGGTGGAGATCGACGGCGGCATCAACGCCGACACCATCGAGGCCGCCGCCGAGGCCGGGGTGGACTGTTTCGTGGCAGGCTCGGCGGTCTACAGCGCCGCCGACCCGGCCGACGCGGTGGTCAAGCTGCGCGCCCAGGCCGCCACCGCGTCGGCGCACCTGACGCTGTGA
- the ribH gene encoding 6,7-dimethyl-8-ribityllumazine synthase has protein sequence MSGDGIPQLPAGLDASAVRLAIVASTWHDTICTALLGGARRTAAAAGVTDPTVVRVMGAIELPVVVQELARSHDAVVALGVVIRGGTPHFDYVCDAVTAGLTRIALDEATPVANGVLTCDTEQQALDRAGLPDSAEDKGGQAAAAALTTALTLRELRVGR, from the coding sequence ATGAGCGGCGACGGCATTCCGCAGCTGCCCGCGGGCCTGGACGCCTCCGCGGTGCGGCTGGCGATCGTCGCGAGCACCTGGCACGACACCATCTGCACGGCGCTGCTGGGCGGCGCCCGGCGCACCGCCGCCGCCGCCGGGGTCACCGATCCGACGGTGGTGCGGGTGATGGGGGCCATCGAACTGCCGGTGGTGGTCCAGGAATTGGCCCGCAGTCACGACGCGGTCGTCGCGCTCGGCGTGGTGATCCGCGGCGGCACCCCGCATTTCGACTACGTCTGCGATGCGGTGACCGCCGGGCTGACCCGGATCGCGCTGGACGAGGCGACCCCGGTCGCCAACGGTGTGCTGACCTGCGACACCGAGCAGCAGGCGCTCGACCGTGCCGGGCTGCCCGATTCGGCCGAGGACAAGGGCGGCCAGGCCGCCGCGGCCGCGCTGACCACCGCGCTGACGCTGCGCGAATTGCGGGTGGGCCGGTAG
- the ribD gene encoding bifunctional diaminohydroxyphosphoribosylaminopyrimidine deaminase/5-amino-6-(5-phosphoribosylamino)uracil reductase RibD produces MTDSLALEAAMRAAIAQAEKVKGNTYPNPPVGAVILDADGRIAGVGSTQPVGGAHAEIVALRRAAGLAAGGTAVVTLEPCNHHGRTPPCVDALLAAGVSAVVYAVADPNPEAAGGAASLLEAGLEVTGGVLADEVAGGPLREWLHRLRTGRPHVTWKFGASIDGRSAAADGSSKWITSPTARADVHRRRAAAEAIIVGTGTVFADDPTLTARPTDGTEVGRQPLRVVVGQRDIAADSRVLNDDAPTMMIRTHDPAEVLRALGDRTDIILEGGPTLAGAFLRAGLVDRILGYIAPMLLGGPITVLDSVGVRGIGDALRWRFDQVDRIGPDLLVSLVPE; encoded by the coding sequence GTGACCGATTCGCTGGCGCTCGAGGCGGCGATGCGGGCGGCGATCGCCCAGGCCGAGAAGGTCAAGGGCAACACCTACCCGAACCCGCCGGTCGGCGCGGTCATCCTGGACGCCGACGGCCGGATCGCCGGGGTCGGCTCGACCCAGCCGGTCGGCGGCGCGCACGCCGAGATCGTCGCGCTGCGCCGCGCCGCCGGCCTGGCCGCCGGCGGCACCGCCGTGGTCACCCTGGAACCGTGCAACCATCACGGCCGCACCCCGCCGTGCGTGGACGCGCTGCTGGCGGCCGGGGTCAGCGCGGTGGTCTACGCCGTCGCCGACCCCAACCCGGAGGCCGCCGGAGGTGCGGCGTCGCTGCTCGAGGCCGGTCTGGAGGTCACCGGCGGGGTGCTGGCCGACGAGGTGGCCGGCGGCCCGCTGCGGGAATGGCTGCACCGGCTGCGCACCGGGCGCCCGCACGTCACCTGGAAGTTCGGCGCCAGCATCGACGGCCGCAGCGCCGCGGCCGACGGCAGCTCGAAATGGATCACCAGCCCGACCGCCCGCGCCGACGTGCATCGCCGCCGGGCCGCCGCCGAGGCGATCATCGTCGGCACCGGCACCGTCTTCGCCGACGATCCGACCCTGACCGCGCGCCCCACCGACGGCACCGAGGTGGGCCGGCAGCCGCTGCGGGTGGTGGTCGGACAGCGTGACATCGCCGCGGATTCCCGGGTGCTCAACGACGACGCACCGACCATGATGATCCGCACCCACGACCCCGCCGAGGTGCTGCGGGCGCTCGGCGACCGCACCGACATCATCCTGGAGGGCGGCCCGACGCTGGCCGGGGCGTTCCTGCGGGCCGGGCTGGTGGACCGGATCCTCGGCTACATCGCCCCGATGCTGCTGGGCGGGCCGATCACCGTGCTGGACTCGGTCGGGGTGCGCGGCATCGGTGACGCGCTGCGCTGGCGGTTCGACCAGGTCGACCGGATCGGCCCGGATCTGCTGGTCAGCCTGGTACCAGAATGA
- a CDS encoding PH domain-containing protein, producing MASATQRAADWDAEFRPRKTMYLAAAAAVLIVAIHIGVALVLKIRNTGVNFRTSDQWSFVALGLVFAGLALLFTRPRLRIGAPGVAVRNLLGEKLIPWSQVRGLRFPAGKRFARLELPADEYLPVLAIQSFDTDRAVEAMDTARDLVAKYQD from the coding sequence ATGGCGAGCGCAACGCAGCGGGCCGCGGACTGGGACGCCGAATTCCGGCCCCGCAAAACGATGTACCTCGCGGCCGCGGCCGCGGTGCTGATCGTCGCCATCCACATCGGCGTCGCGCTGGTGCTGAAGATCCGCAACACCGGGGTCAACTTCCGCACCTCCGACCAGTGGTCGTTCGTGGCGCTCGGGCTGGTGTTCGCCGGCCTGGCGCTGCTGTTCACCCGGCCCCGGCTGCGCATCGGGGCGCCCGGGGTGGCGGTGCGAAACCTGCTGGGGGAGAAGCTGATCCCCTGGTCGCAGGTCCGCGGCCTGCGCTTCCCGGCGGGCAAGCGGTTCGCCCGGCTGGAGTTGCCCGCCGACGAATACCTGCCGGTGCTGGCGATTCAGTCCTTCGACACCGACCGCGCCGTCGAGGCGATGGACACCGCCCGGGACCTGGTGGCCAAGTACCAGGACTGA
- a CDS encoding riboflavin synthase — protein sequence MFTGIVEELGEVVGKEDLADAARFVIRGPVVTADAGHGDSIAVNGVCLTVVEVLPGGRFSADVMAETLDRSSLGGLRVGAAVNLERAAAVNSRLGGHIVQGHVDGTGTVLTRTPSQHWEVVRFSLPAALARYLVEKGSITVDGTSLTVSGLGRDDDGDWFEVSLIPTTLAATTLGRAGVGGTVNLEVDVLAKYVERLLAARAGE from the coding sequence GTGTTCACCGGAATTGTCGAAGAACTCGGCGAGGTAGTTGGCAAGGAGGACCTGGCCGACGCGGCCCGGTTCGTGATCCGCGGACCGGTCGTCACCGCCGACGCCGGGCACGGCGATTCGATCGCGGTCAACGGGGTCTGCCTGACCGTCGTCGAGGTGCTGCCCGGCGGCAGGTTCAGCGCCGACGTGATGGCCGAAACCCTGGACCGGTCCAGCCTCGGTGGCCTGCGGGTCGGTGCCGCGGTGAACCTGGAACGCGCCGCCGCGGTCAACAGCCGGCTCGGCGGCCACATCGTGCAGGGCCACGTCGACGGCACCGGCACCGTGCTGACGCGCACCCCGTCCCAGCACTGGGAGGTCGTCCGGTTCTCGCTGCCGGCCGCGCTGGCCCGCTACCTGGTCGAGAAGGGCTCCATCACCGTCGACGGCACCTCGCTGACGGTGTCCGGGCTGGGCCGCGACGACGACGGCGACTGGTTCGAGGTATCCCTGATCCCCACCACCCTGGCCGCCACCACGCTGGGCCGCGCCGGGGTGGGCGGCACCGTCAACCTGGAGGTCGATGTGCTGGCCAAGTACGTGGAGCGGCTGCTGGCCGCACGTGCGGGCGAATAG